The Tautonia plasticadhaerens nucleotide sequence GCCGGGCTGGAGCGATACTTCCTGGAGGTGGGTCGGGCGGCGAGCGACGAGGACGGCGATGCGGTCGCTCCCACGCCCGAGGACATCGAGAAGCTCGTGGCGGTCGCCCCGCAGTACGGCATCGAGATCCGGGTGCCCGAGCCGGCCTGATCCCCGTGGTGATCATCGCCTCATTCGCCGGAGGACCGACCATGGCCGAGCCCTCACTCCGAGACCCGTTCATGCAGGCGGCGATCGACGAGGCGAAGGCCGGGCTCGCCGAGGGTGGCATCCCCATCGGCTCGGTCCTGGTCATCGACGGCCAGGTCGTCGGCAGGGGCCACAACCGCCGGGTGCAGCGGGGCAGCGCCATCCTCCACGCCGAGATGGACGCCATCGAGGCCGCCGGGCGGCTCAAGGCGAGCGGCTACCGGCGGGCCACCCTACACTCGACGCTCAGCCCGTGCGACATGTGCTCGGGCACGGCCTTGCTCTACAAGATCCCGAGGATCATCATCGGCGAGAATAGGACGTTCCGGGGGCCGGAGGACTACCTGCGGTCACGGGGCGTCGTCCTGGAGGTGCTCGACCACCAGGAATGCGTCCGGCTGATGGAGGAGTTCATCCGGGCCAGGCCCGACCTCTGGGATGAGGACATCGGCGAGTAGAAGGGCAGTCTGGTGTCCGCCTCACGTCTGACGGATACGATCGCTCGGGCATGTCCGCAAGCTCAAGTTTGCCTGAATGCCCAGATGGAGAGAACGAGCGAGGAGCTGACGGGCTGGCCGGACTTGACGATGACGAAGTAATCGAGTGTTCGGGTGACGAAGAGGACTGCATGATGGGCGACTTCTTCGGGAAGAAGCGGGACTGGTCCAGGTACAAGGACTTCATCCTCGGCTACTACCTCGAACCCTACGTCCCCAAGGTCAACACCCTGAAGAGGCCCATCCTGGTCGTCGATTGCTTCGCCGGGCGGGGGGAGTTCGGCGACGGGCAGCCCGGCTCGCCGGTCATCATCGGCTCGACCATCGAGAAATGGCGGGCCAAGGGCGTCCCGATCCGGGGCCTGTTCATCGAGGCCGACCCCGAGAACTATCGCTACCTCGTCGCCGTGCTCGACCGATACGGTGAGCATGCCGAGCCCCGGACCGGCACCTTCGACGAGCACCTCCCCGAGATCGCCGCCCTGGCCCGCAACCACACCGTCTTCCTCTACGTCGATCCCTACAGCGTCCGGGGCCTGGTCTTCGACCGCATGAAGGCGGTCTACGACCAGATCCGCTCGTCGAGTTCCAGCGTCGAGGTGCTGCTGAACTTCAACTCGGCCACGTTCATGCGGTGGGCGCTGGCGGCCTTGCAGCGGCACCAGGACATCCCCGCCGAGACGGCCGACGAGCCGCTCGACCAGCTCGAAGACGCCTCGGCCGGCCCCGTCGAGCTGGCCACGCTCGACGCCATCGCCGGGGGCGATTACTGGAGGGCCATCGCCCTCGACCCGGACCTCGACTTCCCGCAGAAACTCGGCCGCCTCACCTCGGAGTACATGGGCCGGATGCTGCCGTCGTTCCGGTACGTCGCCAGCTGCGCCATCAAGGCGAAGTATCACCACCGAGTCCCGAAGTATCACCTGATCTATGCGACCCGCCACGAGGACGGCCTGGAGTTGATCAACGACGCCATGTGCAAGGCCCGGCGTGAGTTCCTCGGGGCCGAGTTCACGGAGGGGACGCTCTTCGACCTCACCCCCGATGAGGAGGTGCCGGACCTCTCCGAGCTGCGGAAGGGCCTCCTCGCCCTGGTCCCCGAGGACGGTCGCCTCTCCCGAAAGGCCCTCCGGCTCAGGGGCCTCCTCGCCCACTTCGGGCGGCACGAAATCAAGGACCACAACGCTGCGATCGGCGACCTGCTCAAATCCGGCAGGCTTCACAGCGACACCGGCAAGGCCCGCATCAACGACAACGTGCTCCTGGCCAGGGCGCCGTTCATCCCACCGAGGCCCTGACCGTC carries:
- a CDS encoding nucleoside deaminase, producing MAEPSLRDPFMQAAIDEAKAGLAEGGIPIGSVLVIDGQVVGRGHNRRVQRGSAILHAEMDAIEAAGRLKASGYRRATLHSTLSPCDMCSGTALLYKIPRIIIGENRTFRGPEDYLRSRGVVLEVLDHQECVRLMEEFIRARPDLWDEDIGE
- the tcmP gene encoding three-Cys-motif partner protein TcmP; this translates as MMGDFFGKKRDWSRYKDFILGYYLEPYVPKVNTLKRPILVVDCFAGRGEFGDGQPGSPVIIGSTIEKWRAKGVPIRGLFIEADPENYRYLVAVLDRYGEHAEPRTGTFDEHLPEIAALARNHTVFLYVDPYSVRGLVFDRMKAVYDQIRSSSSSVEVLLNFNSATFMRWALAALQRHQDIPAETADEPLDQLEDASAGPVELATLDAIAGGDYWRAIALDPDLDFPQKLGRLTSEYMGRMLPSFRYVASCAIKAKYHHRVPKYHLIYATRHEDGLELINDAMCKARREFLGAEFTEGTLFDLTPDEEVPDLSELRKGLLALVPEDGRLSRKALRLRGLLAHFGRHEIKDHNAAIGDLLKSGRLHSDTGKARINDNVLLARAPFIPPRP